The window TATTACAGTTGTGTTCATTTCAATCCTGATACCTGATAGCGACGATTCTGCAGACATGGCAGCAACTCGCGCACTTGCGTAATACGTTGTGATGACAGGGTGTGCACCACTAGTCCCGGGTCGTTGGTCGCCGTTCCCAGCACCATACCCAGCGGGTCTACAATCATGCTCAGACCGCAATTGCGCGGTGCGGTCTGCCCCGAGGCCAGTACATAGCTGGTATTTTCAATGGCGCGAGCACGCAATAAAATTTCCCAGTGATTTTCCTTTAACGGCCCGGCCAGCCAGGCCGCACTCACCGACAGCACATCGGCCCCCTGGTCTATCAGCGCCCGAGCCAGCTCCGGAAAACGCAGATCATAGCAATTGATCAGGCCAACGCGAAACCCCTGGATATCGAACAGCCCCAGCTCAGCGTTTTCTTCGGTAAAACTGCCAGGCCGCACTTTGTCCGATTCTTTGAAATTAAAAGCGTCATAAACATGCATTTTGGTATAACGCAGCACCACATTACCGGTGTTACCAAGGACCAACAGTTGATTGGTTACTCTCTCATCGCCAGGCTGATCGGCCAGACTTAGCACGCCAACAACAATATGCATATTGTGGTCGCGCGCCAGATTCTGCATGTACTGAATAAAGGCCGGTGAGTTATTACCGGCAGTCTCGCGCAATTGCGGCAACGGCGAGCCGAAAGAACACATGGACGCCTCGGGCAGCACCAGCAGTTGCACACCCTGCTCTGCCGCCTGAGTAACCAGGGTATGGATATGTTTTTTATTGGGTTCGATCTCGTTGACGGCGGCGAACTGACCGACGCCTACTTTCAGTTGTGAATGGCTTGTATTGGTTTGCATGAAGCACCACTAGATTGGATGGTTTTCTCAATTATGCTACAGATCGCAAGACCTGTGTCCGCCAGACATCGTGTAGACTGATTACGGCTGTTGCCCCAGATGCTGTCGCAACTGCGCACCGCGTATATTGACGCGCACGCGGTCCTGCGTCTGGCCTTTGCCGTCACGCGCTTCAATCAGGTGATTGCCCGGTATGGGATACCAGTCAACGGGATTGGCGTCACTCAGAAACCGTCCGTCGATATACCAGCGCACAGTGGCATGTGCGCCACCCGCCGGTGTCGTGCTCAATAACTGCAGCCGCTGGTTGTCCGCCGGGATATCAGGATCAAGCGCAATAATGGTGCCGTCGGTTGGCGTGCGAATCACCATACGCCCGGAAGCCGGCGCAGGGGCCGATGCAGCCAGCGCGATACGCGCCATTTCGGTGCCCGGCAGAAAATATTCCTTGCGGGCCGCTTCCAGATTATTTTCAAATGTAATAGCGCGCTCGCTCAACCCGGCTGGCCGGGCTGGCTGACGACTGTTGTCATCCCGATGCAAATACCGCATGATGTCATGCCATACGGGCCCGGCTCCGGTCACACCGCTCACCTGCCGCATGCTGGCACCGGTACTGTTGCCCACCCAGACGCCCACGGTGTATTTGTCAGACCAGCCCACCGTCCAGTTATCGCGCATATCCTTGCTGGTACCGGTTTTTACGGCCGTCCAGAAAGGCGTAGATAAGGCACTGTCCAGGCCAAAGGTGCGGGCCCGGGCCTGACGATCCGACAGAATATCACCAATCAGCCAGGCGCTCTCCTCACTCATGATCCGGCGAGCAGGTGGCGCTGCGCCCACATCCCAATTAACGTCGCTGTACATCCCCTGATTGGCCAGCGCCCGATACGCATTGGTCAAAGACAGCAACGTCACATCGGCGCTGCCCAGGGCAAGACTGTAGCCGTAGTAGTCACCCGATTGCGTCAGGGGTAAACCCAGTTCACGTAAGCGCTGATGAAACACATCAGGCGTCACCATCACCAACAGGCGCACTGCCGGTATATTCAGCGATGAAGCAAGCGCCGTACGGGCGCTGACCCAGCCGCCAAACTGCTTGTCATAGTTTTGCGGCACATACAGGCCATTGCCGGTAGACAGATTCACTGCACTGTCATCGAGCAGAGAGGCGGCCGTGATGCGTCGCTGCTCCAGTGCCTGGGCATACAGGAACGGCTTAAGCGTGGAACCGGCCTGGCGCAAGGCAACTGCGTTATCCACGTAACGGGCGGTTGCCAGATCGCCGGATGAGCCCACGTAAGCCAAAATACGACCGCTACGATTGTCCAGCACGACGGCGGCTGCGTCGTTGGCATGACTGCGGCGAATCTCATATACCACCCGATTGACAATCGCTTGCGCCGTACGCTGTAGCGTGCCATCAATGGTCGTGGTCAGATTCGCCTGCTGCGGCATGCCCAATGCCAGCCGGCGTCTTGCAAAATGGGACGCGGTAAAAGGATCGTCCTGCAGCGCACTGCCCGTATTGCTCAATTGATATTCAGTGATACTTTCCAGATGTTCACAATATTGCGCTTGTGATTGCGCCTTCAAAATCCCGCAAGCCCGGCGTGCAATCACCTCTGGTGTAGCATTTGGAGCACGCAGCATGGCCGCAAGGATCGCCGCTTCACGACTATCCAGGCCGACGGGATACTTACCGAAAAGACTGCGGGCCGCCGCACTTACCCCTGACAATTCGCCGCGCCAGGGCACTAGATTGAGATAGGCTTCAAGGATTTGCGGTTTGCTCCAATGCAACTCCATGGCCAGTGCCTGCATCATCTGCCTGGCTTTTTGCGTCATCGTACGCCGGCCATTACGCCCATCGTCAGCGTCCAGCATACCCGCCAGCTGCATGGTGATGGTTGAACTGCCACGCATACTGTTGCGGGTAAGCCGATCGCGCACTGCCCCGCCCAGGGCAAGTATATCCACGCCGCCATGGCTGTAAAAGCGCCGGTCTTCAGACTGCAGCACTGCGTTCACCAGCGCAATCGAGATCTCGCTCAGCGGGGTCCAGTTGTCGCGCCGCTCATGATAGTCATTACGGACCCGTTCCAGCACCCCCCCATCACGATCAAGCAGGGTGAGATACGACGAGCGGTACTCACTACGCACTTGCTCGTACGCAGGCACCGGCAGGCGGGCGATCGAAACCGCCAGCCCGGCAACGACCACCACCGACAGCGCGGTCAGACCCAGGCCCACCCTTTTGATGCAGCGGCGCCGACGTTCGGCCGCCTCTGCAGCTGGCTCTACGGCCGGCTTCGCAATCATGGCGCTGCTATGCCCGCATTACCGCTCCCCTGTGCGGCCGCGGCCTGCTGGGCTGATTCGACTGGTGCTTCGCCAGCGGACTCAACTATCGTAAACCCTTCCGTATTAGGCAATTCACCGTAGACCTGCGGCGCATACATGGCCTCTACCCGGGTTGCGGGCAAGCTATAGCTGCCGGGTGTGTTGAGCCGCACGGTGTATTCCAGCGAGGTCTTGCCTGCCGGCAACCACGCGTAGTAAGCACGGTACAGTTCGCTTTTGCGTTCAGCAAAGCTTGGCGGCCACCCCTTCTGGTCCGTTTTTTCTCCCTCGGTCGCCACGGCCGAATCCCGACCCAGGCCACCGCCCAGAATCGTCGCGCCCGTGGGTATCGGGTCACTGAGCACCACCCAGGTCATCGTAGCTTTGGCAGAGATGTCCAGATGCACGCGATAGATGTCGCCTACAGACCATTGGCCGCTAACCGCCTGTGATACCGGTATGATGCTGCGGCTGATGGTATAGCCTGCGTAGACTGGCTTGGTAACGGGCACGGCCGCCTGAGCCGCCACAGAGGCCCAGACCCGCCCGGTGCCCTGCAGCGACAGCGACAACTGCTGAGGCTCACTGTTTTTCCACGGTGCCAGGATTTTTTGTGTAGGTTGCAGCCCTTCCCATTGCTGGTCTGCGGAAGCTGCCGCGGCACCGGCAGATTGCAGCGACATGGACAGCGTGCCCTTGACCGGCGTTTTTTCAAAGCTTGCGCTGAATGCGCGCACGGCCAGGGTGCCCCACACATTAGCCGTCGTCGTGCCCCAGGTGCCGCGCTGTTGCTGACTCAGCAGACCCGTCAGCAAGACCGGGATATCTTTCTGCCAGGCCTTGTTGTTCATGACCGTAACAAGTAGTTTGGCCGTTACGGTAGAACGACTGCTCATCATCCACCACGGATAGGCGTTAGTATCGTCTGCAAACACCAGGCTGGTGCCTTGACGACTCATGCGTGCCAGCAGGCCCGAGCGCAGCGACGCCAGGGTTTCGGCCTGATCCGGCAGGTTTTTAACGCGAGATACAATGCTGAGCCAGTCTACCAGCGCAGCCGTACTCATCCGTTCCCGATCAAACTCAATGGTGGACAGCAGACTCGGCGTAACCATACCAACCCGGGACAACGCTTCGAGCACCATCAGCCGGCGCTCGCTATTATCCTTTTTGGGCTGCCAGCCCGTTGCGCTGATTTTGCCGGTCACGTAGGCCATCAGGCCCTCCAGCATCCGTTCGCGATACGCTTTGGGAATCGTATAAGGCTGGCCGCCGCGGCTGGCCTCATGGGAAACGGCAAGCAAATGCGCGGTCAGCACCTCATCGCCTTTCAGTCCCGGGAAATACGCCACCAGCCCGTTACCGTCCATGTAGACCGGCAAGCGGTTCATCAGCGCCGACCAGCGCTGCGGATTGTCAATGCCGATAGCAATGGAAGACAGTTGCTCCAGGCAGGTGTACTGGTATTCGGTAAACCAGCGCCGCACCGGCTCCAGCCCTTTTGCCAAAGAGGTGGACAATTGCACCTGTACGCCACCCAGCGGCCGACCATCGGCTCCGCTCACCGAACCTGCCGGTGGCTGTATCGGCAACCCTTGTATGGGTTCTTTTGCCTGAACCGACTGCAGTGTTGCCTGGCGCACTGTGACAGGCACGGTCGGGATCAACAGTTGTGAGACTTCAACGCTATCCATGGCAGCCACTTGCGTCGGCGAGCTACCAGTATTGGCATCCTGCTCTCTGGCATCAAAACGCCATTTGAGGGTCTGCGAAGACGTCGCCGGCGGCAGGCTGCGCATGTCCATATCCCAGGTGACGCGCTGTGATGATTGTGCGGGAATGGAAACGGTGTGCGCCTTCAGTGTCAGCGGCGCCAGCGCCGGACCACTCAGGCGCGCGCTCACCTGTACCGTCATTGCTCTATCGGTCGCATTGCGCAGCGTGGCCGCCGCAGTGTAATGGTCATCACTGCGGGCAACCAGCGGCAAGCCGGAAATCACCTGCAGATCCTGCGTGGTGACAATATGGGCACTGCCCTGGCCAAACCGGTCTGCACCCAGTTCGGCAACGGCCGCCAGCCGGAAACCGGAAATGGCATCATTCAGGCCCAGCGGAATCGTGGCCTGACCACTTGCGTCCAGCACGATATCGGGTTTCCAGAACACCAGGCTATCAAGCAGCTCGCGCGTGGGCGCGCCGCCGTTGCCACCACCACCGCCGGGCGGCAGGGCCTTGCGGCCATAGTGACGTCGCCCCACCACTTCCATCTGGGCAGTGGAAGTTTCCACACCATAGGAGCGCTCGCCCATCATGGCTTTAACAATATCCCAACTGTCATTAGGCGCCAGCTCCAGCAAGGCTTCATCCACCACCGCCAATGCGACACTGGCATTGGCTGCGGGACTGCCATCGGGCAGCGTACCACGGATCGTAGCCGTAGCCTGATCGCGGATCTGGTAACGCGGCTTGTCTGTCGCAATGCTGATCTTCAGCGCATTGTTATCGCTGCGCACACGAATGGCCGCCAGCCCAAAGCGATAGGCCGGTTTGGCCAGATCGATCAAGGCAGTGGGCAACGCAGCACCTGCTTCACCCCACGTGAGATCCGGATTTTGTGCCGAATCGCGGACCCGGCCACGCAAGGCCAGGACGGAAACGTACACGTTCGGACCCCATTGCGGTTTGATCTGAATGCTGAACGAAGGATTAGTGCCCGACAGCGCTACCTGGCGGGTTTCCAGCACCCCTTCGCGCTCGATGGCAACCAGTGCGTTGGCCTGACGAAACGGCATACGGACCTGAAATTGCGCCGTCTCGCCGGGCTGATATTCTTTTTTGTCGGAAATAATATCGATGCGGTCATTGTTTTCGCCGGAGAACCACATCTCACCTGCGCCCACCACATAGACACTGGATTCGGCCTGGGCACGCCGACCGGCACTATCGGTTACCTCGGCAATCAGGCTGATCCGCCCCT of the Advenella mimigardefordensis DPN7 genome contains:
- a CDS encoding carbon-nitrogen hydrolase family protein; the protein is MQTNTSHSQLKVGVGQFAAVNEIEPNKKHIHTLVTQAAEQGVQLLVLPEASMCSFGSPLPQLRETAGNNSPAFIQYMQNLARDHNMHIVVGVLSLADQPGDERVTNQLLVLGNTGNVVLRYTKMHVYDAFNFKESDKVRPGSFTEENAELGLFDIQGFRVGLINCYDLRFPELARALIDQGADVLSVSAAWLAGPLKENHWEILLRARAIENTSYVLASGQTAPRNCGLSMIVDPLGMVLGTATNDPGLVVHTLSSQRITQVRELLPCLQNRRYQVSGLK
- the pbpC gene encoding penicillin-binding protein 1C, translated to MIAKPAVEPAAEAAERRRRCIKRVGLGLTALSVVVVAGLAVSIARLPVPAYEQVRSEYRSSYLTLLDRDGGVLERVRNDYHERRDNWTPLSEISIALVNAVLQSEDRRFYSHGGVDILALGGAVRDRLTRNSMRGSSTITMQLAGMLDADDGRNGRRTMTQKARQMMQALAMELHWSKPQILEAYLNLVPWRGELSGVSAAARSLFGKYPVGLDSREAAILAAMLRAPNATPEVIARRACGILKAQSQAQYCEHLESITEYQLSNTGSALQDDPFTASHFARRRLALGMPQQANLTTTIDGTLQRTAQAIVNRVVYEIRRSHANDAAAVVLDNRSGRILAYVGSSGDLATARYVDNAVALRQAGSTLKPFLYAQALEQRRITAASLLDDSAVNLSTGNGLYVPQNYDKQFGGWVSARTALASSLNIPAVRLLVMVTPDVFHQRLRELGLPLTQSGDYYGYSLALGSADVTLLSLTNAYRALANQGMYSDVNWDVGAAPPARRIMSEESAWLIGDILSDRQARARTFGLDSALSTPFWTAVKTGTSKDMRDNWTVGWSDKYTVGVWVGNSTGASMRQVSGVTGAGPVWHDIMRYLHRDDNSRQPARPAGLSERAITFENNLEAARKEYFLPGTEMARIALAASAPAPASGRMVIRTPTDGTIIALDPDIPADNQRLQLLSTTPAGGAHATVRWYIDGRFLSDANPVDWYPIPGNHLIEARDGKGQTQDRVRVNIRGAQLRQHLGQQP
- a CDS encoding alpha-2-macroglobulin family protein; protein product: MKCTLLAGAGLVLAGVFGSANAADIASVSPTGTQSKVSAVDIVFSTNVIPLGRNDLPPPASVSCKGSQIKGHGKWSDGAHWSYEFEEVLPAGVQCTITPDTTFRDTAGQAVKGKKQYQFDTGRLAVESVGPSSLISEDQAFTVRFNLPVQPDSLQANASCVVQGLGEQIPVKVLSEQEKKTIISEARPYLEDDADKIAFVQCARRLPAEAQGRLVIGQEVSSLGGVTMRKPYESEFEVRRDFSAGFSCSRENQNADCSPARPVYLTLSESINREDMQGITLVGATGKPYPAEIDENDTTLGSVKFPGPFAEKETLTLTVPAGLKDDSGRALSNAGQFPMKVRMASYSPMLKFASSTFGIIERKADAVDGKAPWHVPLTVRYIENQLAIRDQSLSPGTISDYVPQEDADVLKAFARVRRLDETSMTARNIRAVMNDQPASYTENNPVYIDTRSVSMLAENPNATTITLPGVKTAARHRDFEVLGVPLQEPGFHVLEARSASLGQALLANKNPMYVRSSVLVTNMAVHVKKGRDDLLVWVTTLDDAKPVANAQVNVLDCSGKTLVSGQTGNDGIWHYRKAVKGEDYCNATQLSGLFVSARIGADHPQGAGLGDYSFAFTSWDNGIESWRFNVPTDSSPQPTVRAHTIMDRSLFRAGETASMKHLLRTLTRDGFAQPDATSLPTEVSIELVGGEDQYKFPLKWQKTAGGGLFSTSEWKIPEDIKRGQYRIVLGPDEQSYETGEFRVEDFKLPLLAGQISVTDPAGDKGPLIAPQAVRLDMQMHYLSGGGAGRLPVDISALSRERSVAFRDYDDYSFNPPQALSTDTAAEDDEVADDSETSRIIVNKQKMTLDAQGHGTLAVDALPASDSARNITFEGSFMDPNGQVQTLSRTVAVWPAAYLAGIRTGYMVEQEKAAAISVVAVDTQGKPAASVPVSVRAVSYTYQTVRKRLVGGFYSYDSHRVAKDLGTICTGTSGADGKFACDISLKDQGRISLIAEVTDSAGRRAQAESSVYVVGAGEMWFSGENNDRIDIISDKKEYQPGETAQFQVRMPFRQANALVAIEREGVLETRQVALSGTNPSFSIQIKPQWGPNVYVSVLALRGRVRDSAQNPDLTWGEAGAALPTALIDLAKPAYRFGLAAIRVRSDNNALKISIATDKPRYQIRDQATATIRGTLPDGSPAANASVALAVVDEALLELAPNDSWDIVKAMMGERSYGVETSTAQMEVVGRRHYGRKALPPGGGGGNGGAPTRELLDSLVFWKPDIVLDASGQATIPLGLNDAISGFRLAAVAELGADRFGQGSAHIVTTQDLQVISGLPLVARSDDHYTAAATLRNATDRAMTVQVSARLSGPALAPLTLKAHTVSIPAQSSQRVTWDMDMRSLPPATSSQTLKWRFDAREQDANTGSSPTQVAAMDSVEVSQLLIPTVPVTVRQATLQSVQAKEPIQGLPIQPPAGSVSGADGRPLGGVQVQLSTSLAKGLEPVRRWFTEYQYTCLEQLSSIAIGIDNPQRWSALMNRLPVYMDGNGLVAYFPGLKGDEVLTAHLLAVSHEASRGGQPYTIPKAYRERMLEGLMAYVTGKISATGWQPKKDNSERRLMVLEALSRVGMVTPSLLSTIEFDRERMSTAALVDWLSIVSRVKNLPDQAETLASLRSGLLARMSRQGTSLVFADDTNAYPWWMMSSRSTVTAKLLVTVMNNKAWQKDIPVLLTGLLSQQQRGTWGTTTANVWGTLAVRAFSASFEKTPVKGTLSMSLQSAGAAAASADQQWEGLQPTQKILAPWKNSEPQQLSLSLQGTGRVWASVAAQAAVPVTKPVYAGYTISRSIIPVSQAVSGQWSVGDIYRVHLDISAKATMTWVVLSDPIPTGATILGGGLGRDSAVATEGEKTDQKGWPPSFAERKSELYRAYYAWLPAGKTSLEYTVRLNTPGSYSLPATRVEAMYAPQVYGELPNTEGFTIVESAGEAPVESAQQAAAAQGSGNAGIAAP